Proteins found in one Thunnus maccoyii chromosome 5, fThuMac1.1, whole genome shotgun sequence genomic segment:
- the LOC121898005 gene encoding periphilin-1-like isoform X2, with amino-acid sequence MSYRRGPKSIREAYEEHFSGMDTREVTVHRVVNIVEKRSSMPRPGLEFDRGFNDDQWYGGPQNYQDARECHGEGSYPHSDRRYFDENPNFGSFRRNSSPPRNEASYSQLRYNRDDLRHQLGSRHSGRAGPYYQKRGRGLAPSQRENRHSQSGINVRDRSPTRRDAQPPVLVRSGSNSSNRSFSPDRDKSYTYQQNQQRNKPNVMTSHTPSSSAEGSPHSSGSSKEKPPGSAAETEDAVAASMEPKPTPEKDLKARRLEAIQAKALEIEKHYRQDCETFRTVVKMLVAKEPSLDNLLQASLDENLLEIKQRCLDALRHFVKELDEVLEQPDTLAQAKGEKPLK; translated from the exons A TGTCGTATCGACGTGGCCCAAAATCAATTAGAGAGGCGTATGAAGAGCACTTCTCAGGAATGGACACAAGAGAG GTGACAGTTCATCGAGTTGTCAATATTGTTGAAAAGAGGAGTTCTATGCCTCGGCCGGGGTTGGAGTTTGACAGAGGCTTTAATGATGACCAATGGTATGGCGGTCCTCAAAATTACCAGGACGCAAGAGAATGTCACGGGGAAGGCAGTTACCCACACAGTGATCGTCGATACTTTGATGAAAACCCCAACTTTGGCAGTTTTCGCAGAAATTCCTCGCCCCCACGTAAT gaggCATCGTATTCACAGCTGCGTTATAACAGAGACGATTTGAGGCACCAGTTAGGCTCAAG gCACAGTGGCAGAGCTGGACCTTATTACCAAAAAAGAGGTCGAGGGTTAGCCCCTTCTCAAAG AGAAAACAGGCACTCCCAGTCTGGAATAAATGTACGGGATCGCTCTCCTACAAGGAGAGACGCCCAGCCACCTGTACTTGTCCGCTCCGGGTCAAACAGTAGCAACAGGAGCTTCTCCCCCGACAGAGACAAAAGCTACACCTATCAGCAGAACCAACAGAGGA ATAAGCCAAATGTGATGACAAGCCACACTCCCAGCAGCTCTGCAGAGGGGTCTCCTCACAGCTCAGGATCTTCAAAG GAAAAACCTCCTGGATCTGCAGCGGAGACGGAGGACGCGGTAGCTGCCAGCATGGAGCCAAAGCCGACACCAGAGAAAGACTTAAAGGCTCGCCGGTTGGAAGCCATTCAGGCTAAGGCTCTGGAAATTGAGAAG CATTACAGACAGGATTGTGAGACATTTCGCACAGTGGTGAAGATGTTGGTGGCTAAGGAACCCAGTTTGGATAATCTACTACAAGCTTCACTGGATGAAAACCTGTTGGAGATCAAACAGCGCTGCCTAGATGCCCTCAGGCACTTTGTGAAGGAGCTGGACGAGGTATTAGAGCAGCCGGACACCTTAGCGCAAGCCAAAGGTGAAAAACCACTCAAGTGA
- the LOC121898005 gene encoding periphilin-1-like isoform X1, with translation MSYRRGPKSIREAYEEHFSGMDTREVTVHRVVNIVEKRSSMPRPGLEFDRGFNDDQWYGGPQNYQDARECHGEGSYPHSDRRYFDENPNFGSFRRNSSPPRNEASYSQLRYNRDDLRHQLGSRHSGRAGPYYQKRGRGLAPSQSRENRHSQSGINVRDRSPTRRDAQPPVLVRSGSNSSNRSFSPDRDKSYTYQQNQQRNKPNVMTSHTPSSSAEGSPHSSGSSKEKPPGSAAETEDAVAASMEPKPTPEKDLKARRLEAIQAKALEIEKHYRQDCETFRTVVKMLVAKEPSLDNLLQASLDENLLEIKQRCLDALRHFVKELDEVLEQPDTLAQAKGEKPLK, from the exons A TGTCGTATCGACGTGGCCCAAAATCAATTAGAGAGGCGTATGAAGAGCACTTCTCAGGAATGGACACAAGAGAG GTGACAGTTCATCGAGTTGTCAATATTGTTGAAAAGAGGAGTTCTATGCCTCGGCCGGGGTTGGAGTTTGACAGAGGCTTTAATGATGACCAATGGTATGGCGGTCCTCAAAATTACCAGGACGCAAGAGAATGTCACGGGGAAGGCAGTTACCCACACAGTGATCGTCGATACTTTGATGAAAACCCCAACTTTGGCAGTTTTCGCAGAAATTCCTCGCCCCCACGTAAT gaggCATCGTATTCACAGCTGCGTTATAACAGAGACGATTTGAGGCACCAGTTAGGCTCAAG gCACAGTGGCAGAGCTGGACCTTATTACCAAAAAAGAGGTCGAGGGTTAGCCCCTTCTCAAAG TAGAGAAAACAGGCACTCCCAGTCTGGAATAAATGTACGGGATCGCTCTCCTACAAGGAGAGACGCCCAGCCACCTGTACTTGTCCGCTCCGGGTCAAACAGTAGCAACAGGAGCTTCTCCCCCGACAGAGACAAAAGCTACACCTATCAGCAGAACCAACAGAGGA ATAAGCCAAATGTGATGACAAGCCACACTCCCAGCAGCTCTGCAGAGGGGTCTCCTCACAGCTCAGGATCTTCAAAG GAAAAACCTCCTGGATCTGCAGCGGAGACGGAGGACGCGGTAGCTGCCAGCATGGAGCCAAAGCCGACACCAGAGAAAGACTTAAAGGCTCGCCGGTTGGAAGCCATTCAGGCTAAGGCTCTGGAAATTGAGAAG CATTACAGACAGGATTGTGAGACATTTCGCACAGTGGTGAAGATGTTGGTGGCTAAGGAACCCAGTTTGGATAATCTACTACAAGCTTCACTGGATGAAAACCTGTTGGAGATCAAACAGCGCTGCCTAGATGCCCTCAGGCACTTTGTGAAGGAGCTGGACGAGGTATTAGAGCAGCCGGACACCTTAGCGCAAGCCAAAGGTGAAAAACCACTCAAGTGA
- the prickle1a gene encoding prickle-like protein 1a translates to MSLASAAVSAAGFQGGARQRDLMMEQKVSKLTSGFQRSSTSDDDSGCALEEYAWVPPGLRPEQVQLYFSCLPEDKIPYVNSPGEKFRIKQLLYQLPPHDNEIRYCQSLSEEEKKELHMFSVQRKKEALGRGTVKLLPRNLLNSICEHCGENINGGEMSVFASRAGPRLCWHPACFACSTCNELLVDLIYFYHDGKIHCGRHHAELLKPRCSACDEIIFADECTEAEGRHWHMKHFSCFECETILGGQRYIMKDGRPYCCGCFESLYAEYCEACGEHIGVDHAQMTYDGLHWHATESCFSCVQCKSSLLGCPFLPHQGRIYCSKACSLGEDVHASDSSDSAFQSARSRESRRSVRMGKSSRSADQCRQSLLFSPSVNYKFPGFSGNTDDTLTNKLAHMNLSDEHFWRGRAEETEAPEDQEEEWAEHEDYMTQLLLKFGEHGVFQQANDSRPTDFWIAETDAKSKQESSKAGSGSGGGRGSLASKKYQADMYWAQSQDGLGDSAYGSHPGPASSRKIQELELDHGAGGGFQGDEPQWYNDSLECITDEFKKTDQSVRDSMDSLALSNITGASVDGDSKDRPLVYSLQGFHELETEDCEKTSNMGTLNSSMLHRSANSLKSLVSEQEEEVEENVPEEEEVPLPEDRPKPHVPALRRTRSQSRPQQVKFSDDVVDNGHYGDLPVRQPPMSERTRRRVYHFEEQGQELNSGRHHHHHRRRRSRKSRSDNALNLLPKERAQMCYKMDHRGNALGPKGHQAFHGHPTPATMSDYGLQGPAMGRFFGLYGDDDDWCSTCSSSSSDSEEEGFFLGQPIPQPRPHRHYYTDDLPSPVAGMSSPPYGQRTKSKKKKGHKGKNCIIS, encoded by the exons ATGAGCCTGGCGAGTGCGGCAGTGTCGGCGGCTGGCTTTCAGGGTGGGGCCCGCCAGCGAGACTTGATGATGGAGCAGAAAGTCAGTAAGCTGACATCTGGCTTCCAACGCAGCTCCACCTCTGATGATGACTCAGGCTGTGCGCTGGAGGAGTACGCCTGGGTACCACCTGGCCTAAGGCCTGAGCAG GTCCAGTTATATTTCTCCTGTTTGCCTGAAGATAAGATCCCCTATGTGAACAGTCCAGGAGAGAAGTTCAGAATCAAGCAGCTCCTCTACCAACTGCCACCACATGATAATGAG ATCCGTTATTGCCAGTCCCTcagtgaggaggagaagaaggagctACATATGTTCAGTGTCCAGAGGAAGAAGGAAGCACTGGGGAGGGGCACAGTGAAACTGTTGCCCCGCAACCTTCTGAACAGCATTTGTGAGCAT TGTGGTGAAAACATCAATGGTGGAGAAATGTCAGTGTTCGCTTCGAGGGCGGGCCCCAGGCTGTGCTGGCACCCCGCATGCTTTGCCTGCTCCACATGTAATGAACTGCTGGTAGATTTGATCTACTTCTACCACGATGGAAAGATCCACTGTGGAAGGCACCATGCTGAGCTACTCAAACCTCGCTGCTCAGCCTGCGACGAG ATTATCTTTGCTGATGAGTGCACAGAAGCTGAGGGTCGTCATTGGCACATGAAGCACTTCTCCTGTTTTGAATGTGAGACAATTCTGGGGGGCCAGCGCTATATCATGAAGGATGGCAGACCATACTGTTGCGGCTGCTTTGAGTCTCTTTATGCAGAGTACTGTGAGGCCTGTGGAGAACACATTG GTGTTGATCATGCTCAGATGACCTATGATGGGCTCCACTGGCATGCCACCGAGAGCTGCTTCAGCTGTGTCCAGTGCAAGAGCTCTCTACTGGGCTGTCCCTTCCTGCCACACCAGGGCCGTATTTACTGCTCCAAGGCCTGCAGTCTTGGGGAAGATGTGCATGCTTCTGATTCCTCCGACTCTGCTTTCCAGTCAGCACGCTCACGTGAATCCCGTCGCAGTGTGCGCATGGGCAAGAGCAGTCGCTCAGCTGACCAGTGCCGACAGTCGCTCCTCTTTTCACCTTCCGTTAACTATAAGTTCCCTGGCTTCAGTGGAAACACTGACGACACCCTGACCAACAAGCTTGCCCACATGAACTTATCTGATGAGCATTTCTGGAGGGGACGTGCTGAGGAGACAGAGGCACCTGAGGACCAGGAGGAGGAGTGGGCTGAACATGAAGACTACATGACTCAGCTGCTATTGAAGTTTGGGGAACATGGGGTCTTCCAGCAAGCCAATGATTCCAGACCCACGGATTTCTGGATTGCAGAAACAGATGCTAAGTCAAAGCAGGAGTCCTCCAAAGCTGGCAGTGGcagtggaggaggaagggggagcCTGGCCAGTAAGAAGTACCAGGCTGACATGTACTGGGCCCAGTCACAGGATGGGCTAGGAGACTCAGCCTATGGTAGCCACCCAGGCCCGGCAAGCAGCAGAAAGATCCAGGAGTTGGAGCTGGATCATGGAGCTGGAGGAGGCTTCCAGGGAGACGAGCCACAGTGGTACAATGATTCTTTGGAGTGCATCACTGATGAGTTCAAGAAGACAGATCAGAGTGTCCGCGACTCCATGGACTCATTGGCTCTCTCTAATATTACTG ggGCCTCAGTTGATGGTGATAGTAAAGATAGACCTTTGGTATATTCCCTGCAAGGCTTCCATGAACTTGAGACAGAAGACTGTGAGAAAACAAGTAATATGGGAACCCTCAACTCCTCTATGTTACATAGAAGTGCAAATTCGCTGAAGAGCCTTGTGtctgagcaggaggaggaggtggaggagaatgtgccagaagaagaggaggtgcCTCTGCCAGAGGACAGACCCAAACCCCATGTTCCTGCCCTCAGGAGGACACGTTCACAGTCTAGGCCGCAGCAAGTCAAATTCTCTGATGACGTGGTGGACAATGGCCATTATGGAGATCTCCCAGTGCGTCAGCCCCCTATGAGCGAACGGACTCGCCGGAGAGTTTACCACTTTGAGGAACAGGGACAGGAACTTAACTCTGGGcgccaccatcaccaccacagGAGGCGTCGTAGTCGCAAGTCTCGCTCTGATAATGCTCTTAACCTTCTGCCAAAAGAGAGGGCCCAAATGTGCTACAAAATGGACCACAGAGGGAATGCCCTTGGACCCAAGGGGCACCAAGCCTTCCATGGACACCCAACTCCTGCCACCATGTCAGACTACGGGTTACAAGGCCCAGCCATGGGGAGGTTCTTTGGGCTGTATGGGGATGATGATGACTGGTGCTCTACGtgctcttcatcctcctctgatTCTGAGGAGGAGGGATTTTTCCTGGGTCAGCCCATCCCTCAGCCCAGGCCCCATAGACACTACTACACTGATGACTTGCCCAGCCCTGTGGCAGGCATGTCCTCTCCTCCTTATGGCCAACGGACTAAATCCAAAAAGAAGAAGGGGCATAAGGGAAAAAACTGTATAATTTCATAG